In the genome of Tsukamurella paurometabola DSM 20162, the window ATCGCGCAGCGTATCCACGGTGTAGGTATCGCCGCCGCGGTCGATGTCGACGCGGCTCACCGAGAACCGCGGGTTCGACGCGGTCGCGATCACCGTCATCAGGTAGCGGTCCTCGGCCGGCGTCACCCCGCTCTTCTGCCAGGGCTTGCCGGTGGGCACGAACACCACCTCGTCGAGATCGAACCGATCCGCCACCTCGCTGGCCGCGACCAGGTGGCCGTTGTGGATCGGGTCGAAGGTCCCGCCCATGACACCGACGCGGCGGCGTCGGGTGTCACCGGCGCGGCGGCTACCGGCGGCGCTGGACTCGCGTGCGGTGGGCATGAGAGTTGATCCTATTGCGTGCGACGGCGCCGGTTCAGACCGGCAGCAACCGACCGATCACATCCGCGAGCTGGCCCGCGGTGCGGCACTCGTACATGTCGATGACGGTCCGGTACCTGTCGGCAACGGAATCACCGGTCCCCCACGACACTTTTCGTTCGGGATTGAGCCAGAACGCGTGCCGCGCGCGCTCGACGAGCTCGTTCAGCTCGGCCAGCGCGGGGTCGGTGTGATTGCTGCGCGCGTCGCCGAGGATGAGCAGAGTGCCGCGGTGGGTGACGGCGTCGGGGAAGTCGCTCAGGAAGGTGCGCAGCATGTTCCCGTAGTCCGAGCCGCCGAACCGTGCCACCTTCGTCTCCCGGATCACCCGATCGAACATGTCGACCACGGTGTCCACGGTCAGCGTGCGGCTGGTGTCGATGTAGTCGGTGATCTCGTCCACGGAATCGACGAAGCCGAACACCCGGATCTTGGAGAACTCGGCACTGAGCGCGTGCGTGAGTAGCAGCGTGAAGTTGGAGAAGCCGGCGACCGAGCCGGACAGATCGCACAGCAGTACCAGTTCGGGCTTGGTGGGCCGGGGCCGACGGTGCGCCAGATCGATCGGTACGCCGCCGGTCGACATGGACTTGCGGAGCGTGCGCCGCAGGTCGATCGGGCCGCGGCGGGCGCGGCGCCGGCGCACCAGCAGCCGGGTGGAGAGCTGCCGGGCCAGCGGGCGCACCGTCTGCTCCATACGATGCAGCTCGCTGCGGGTGGCGGCGAAGAAGGCGACGTTCTCCGGCAGCTGCGGCGCGGCGTAGTCGACGACGGCCTCCGGGCCCCGTCGGGCGGCCATGGCGACGGAGGTCAACTCCCGGACCCGCTCGGATAGACCGGCGACGCGGTCGCGCGCGACGCGGCGGGCGGACTCGTACTCGAAGCTGCCCGGCTGGGCACCGTCTTCGCCCGCGGCCGAGAGCATGCCGTTGGCGATGGCCGCGATCAGCGTCTGCGGGTTGAGCGCCTTGAGCGCCTGATACGAGGAGAACGCGGTCCCGGTGGCGGATTGGTACTCCCCCAGCTGCTCGACGATCTGGCTGGCGATGCCGTCGTGATCGCCGCCCGCGACGAGGGCCGCGACGGCCTCCTGCCGCAGTGCCTCACGCACCGCGTCGGGGTCGGGCGGAGTATCGGCGGCGGGCATCCGCATCGGGTCCGGTTCGCCGGGCGCGCCTGCGCATCCCTCACCCCCGGAGCCGTTCCCGCTCCCGGCGGCGGGGAAACCGATGCCCCCACGGACCGGGAAGTACAGATCGAAGATCACGTCGAACGACTTGCGGTGCATCTGCTCCCGCAGCAGCACCGCCGCGAGGCCTTCACGGAGCTGGCTGCGGTCCGCGAGGTCGAGCACCGTCAGCACCTCGGCCGCGGTGATGGCCTCACCGGGCCCGATCGACATGCCCTTGCCGCGCAGCGCGCGTACGAACGCGTGCAGGTGGCCGTCGAGCGGGGTCCCGGCGTGTGTGGTCATCGCTTTACAACCCCAATGCGGCCGACGCGGTCTCGATGTCGACCTGGTGCTTGAGCACCACACCGAGCGTCGCGGCGAGCGCGGCCTTGTCGATGGAACCGTTGGCGGAGCCGGTGACGCCGAGCGCGAGCAGGGTGCGGCACCAGTCGAGGGTTTCGGAGACCGAGGGCTTCTTCTTCAGGTCGAGACCACGCAGTGTGGCGATCACCCGGAGCAACTGCTGCGCCACCTCGGTGGAGAGATCGGGCACCCGGCTGCGGATGATCGACAGCTCCAACTCGGCGTCGGGGAAATCGATGTGCAGGTACAGGCAACGCCGCTTGAGCGCCTCGGACAGCTCGCGGGTGGCATTGGAAGTGAGGAACACCAGCGGTTTACGTTCGGCGACGATGGTGCCCAGTTCGGGCACCGTCACCGCGTAGTCGGAGAGCACCTCCAGCAGCAATCCCTCGAACTCGAGATCGGCCTTATCGGCCTCGTCGATCAGGAGCACCGACGGCCCGCTCTCCCGGACCGCCTGCAGCAGCGGCCGCGGGAGCAAGAACTCCTCGGAGAAGACGTCCTGTTTGGTGTCGTCCCAATCACCGCCGTTGCCGGAGGACTGGATGCGGAGGATCTGCTTGGCGTGGTTCCACTCGTACAGGGCACGCGCCTCGTCGATGCCCTCGTAGCACTGCAGCCGCACGAACCGGGCCGCGCGGGCCTGGGCGCAGGCGCGGGCGAGTTCGGTCTTACCGACACCCGCCGGTCCCTCGACGAGCAACGGTTTGCCGAGGCGGTCAGCGAGGAAGACGGCCGTCGCGGTGGCGGTCGACGGGATGTAGCCGGTCTCGCGCAGGGCGGCGGCCACATCGTCGACGCTGCTGAACAGCGCCGTGGGTGCGGGTGTGACCGCCGCGGTCACTGCGCTGCCTTCCGCTTGAGGACCTCCTTGGTGAAGCCCTTCGAGGCGATCTCGGCGGACATCTTCACGCCCTTCTTCACGACGAAGCCGGGCAGCTTGACCTTGAGATCGATGTGCATGTCGACCACGACGTGCACCTTGTCGTCGCCGATCGGCGTGAGCTGGTAGAAGCCGCCCTGCGACTTCACCGCCATACCCTCGCCCTCGGACTGCCATGCCACCTTCGTCTCCGGGGTGAACTCGTAGCGGAACGTGAGGCTGTCGCTGATGCCCATCAGTCCGGCCTCGACCTTCACCAGACTCGGGTTGCCCGCGGCATCGCGCTCGACGACCGTCGCGCTCTTGTGGGAGGACGACCACTCGGGGAGCGCCTCGACGTCCAGCAGCGTCGCGTACGCGAGCGAGGCGGGGGCGTCGATGTCGAACTCGACCTTCTCGTTGATTGCCATGGCGACAACCTACCCCCGTGTCGAGAACCCGTTCATCCGCAGCCGCCCGGATCTCGGGTCAGGCGGCGGCCTTGCGCTTGAGGACTTCCTTGCTCAGGCCGTTCTTGATGATGTCCATCGCGATCTTGATGCCCTTCTTCACCACGAAGCCGGGCGCTTTGACCTTCGGATCGAGGTACATGGTGACCTTGACGTGGGTCTGGGCATCGCCCGCGCTGGACAACTCGTAGATGCCGCCCTGGCTGCGTACCGCGGTGCCCTCGTTGCGGGTGTCCCACTTGCAACTGGTATCGGTGAAGACGTAGTCGAAGGTGAGGTCGTCGCTGAACATCAACAATCCCACCGAGGCGTCGACCACGCTGGGCCGGCCGTTGGCGTCCCGCTCGACGACGGTGACGTTGCTGTGTGCGGACGACCAGTCCGGCAGCGCCTCGACGTCGGCCAGGGTGTCCAACACGAGCGACACCGGCGCGTCGATATCGAATTCCAGGGACTCGTTGATCGCCATGCCGACAACCTACCGCGCAAGGAGCCCGCTGTTAGCGGGGTCGGATATGTCCGTCGCCCCAGGCGATCCACTTGGTCGACGTGAGCTCCGGCAGGCCCATCGGGCCGCGGGCATGCAGCTTCTGGGTGGAGATTCCGATCTCGGCGCCGAAGCCGAACTGTTCGCCGTCGGTGAAGGCGGTCGACGCGTTCACCATGACGGCGGCGGCGTCGACGCGGGCGCTGAACGCGCGAGCCGCGGCGAGATCGCCGGTCACGATCGCCTCGGTGTGACCGGTGCCGTAGCGGTCGATGTGCTCGATCGCGGCATCGAGACCGTCGACCAGTTTCACCGCGACATCGAGGCTGAGGTACTCGTCGGCCCAGTCGGACTCGGTGGCGGGCACCATCTCGGCCTCGTCGCCGTGCACGATCACCCCCTCGGCCTGGAAGGTGCCCAGCAAGCGCGGCAAGAACGAGTCCTTCACAGCGGAATCGATGAGCACGGTCTCCACGGTGTTGCACACGCTGGGGCGGCGGGTCTTGGCGTTCACCACTAGGCGTTCGGCCATATCCAGGTCTGCGGCCGAGTGCACGTAGATGTGGCAGTTGCCGACGCCGGTCTCGATGGTGGGAACGGTGGCGTCGCGGACGACGGCGGCGATGAGGCCCGCGCCGCCGCGCGGGATCACCACATCGACCAGGCCGCGGGCGCGGATCAGCGCGGTGACGGTGGCTCGGGACGCGGCGGAGAGGAGGGAGACCGCATCGGGGGTGATGCCACTGGCCTGGAGGGACTCGCGGAGCACGGCGACCAGGGCGGCGTTCGACGAGGCCGCCGAGCTGGAACCGCGGAGCAGCACGGCATTGCCGGACTTGAGGGTCAGTCCGAAGGCGTCGACGGTGACGTTCGGCCGCGCCTCGTAGACGATGCCGACGACGCCGAGCGGCACGGCGACCTGCCGCAGCTCGAGACCGTTGGGCAGGGTGGAGCCGCGCAGGACGGTGCCGATCGGATCGGGCAGTCCGGCCACCTGACGCAGCCCGGAGGCGATGCCGTCGACGCGGGAGGCGTTGAGCGCCAGGCGATCGATGAGCGACTCCTCGGTGCCGGTGGCGCGAGCCCGGTCGATGTCCTCGGCGTTCGCTGCGAGGATGCGCTCCTTGTTCGCGAGCAGCGCGTCGGCCGCGGCGTGCAGGGCGGCGTTCTTCTGCTCGGTGGTCAGGGTGACCAACTGCTTGGACGCGGCGCGGGCGGCGCGGGCCGCCTCCTGGACCGCCTCCGTCGCGACGGTGAGATCGGCGTCCTGCGCGGTGGGCGTGCTCATGGTCCGAGAATACGTGTCCGGCTGATCCCGCCGGGCCGCGGTACGGACGAGGGAACTGGAACCGGTCTCGTGGACGGGACGAGCCCGCTCCCGACTCTCTGACCTGGTGCGGCGGACATGACAGGTATGTGGGTGTAGATCTCGCCGAGGGAGCGACCGGCGATCATGACGGTGCCGTCGGGTCTCACCAGAGCGGCGATCGCGCCGTTGTCTGCCAACCAGTGACTCAGCCCGCCTTCGGATTCGACGATGATCGCGGCGCCACGCCGGGTGATCTCGAATCGTTGCTCGGCCGTCGGCTCGTGCCGGGTCACGATGATGAACCCGGGCGAGCTGGTGTCGAGCCGACGCCCTTCCTCGTCCACCGGGACGTTCGGAGCGAGCGTTCCCGTCAACGAGGCGCCGCCACGGACGTAGTAAGACCGCCGGAGCGGTGGTGTGGCGCTGGTGGTGAGGCGAGTGGCGATGGCGGGCACCCGCGCGAGGATCGGGGCGACATGGCGTCGCAGGCGGTCGCCGCAGCGCCCGCCACCCGTCATGAGCACGCCCGTGGCTTTGGCCATCCGGATCAGACCGACGGCGTGTGGTTTCCGTTCGTCCTCGTAACTGTCGAGGCTCGCCTGCTCCACACCTCCGTTGAGGACGGCGGCAAGCTTCCAGCTGAGGTTCATCGCATCCCGGATACCCGCTCCCATTCCCTGTCCGATGAACGGCGGGGTGAGGTGGGCGGCGTCACCGAGTAGGAAGATGCGGCGTTCACGCCACCGCTGCGCCACGCGGGCGGTGAACGTGTACTCCGCGCAGCGGACCAGCCGCAGGTCGGGGTCGACCAGACCGTCCAGCCACGGGCTCATCAGCGGGAGTACTGCGTCGAGATCAGGGAAATCAGAGGCGGTTTCTCCGGCGAGGAGTTGGAACTCCCACCGGTACCGGGTGTCTCCGATACGCATGTACGTAGCCGCACGCCGGGCATCGCAGACCTGTTGTATGCCGTCCCATTGCTGGAGGTCGGCGGTGGTCTCGATGTCGATCACCAGCCATCGCTGACTGAATCCGAGGTCCCGCCAACACGTATCGATGACCGACCGCGTCGTGCTCCCTGCACCGTCGCAACCGAGGACGTAGGAGCCCTCGACGGAGAAGGATGCGCCCGTGGCGCGATCGGTGGCGTGGACGGTCACCGACGTATCACTCTGAGTGATGCCGTGGACCTCCGCACCGCTGCGCAGCGCGACCAAACCGCTGCGTTGCGCCACCGCACTGCGAAGCAGCCGTTCGAGTTCGGGTTGGTCGAACATCGACGCGGCGGGGTATCCGTGCACGCCCACCCCGGGGTTGCGCGGGAATTCGGCGATGAGGTCGAGGGCGCCGCCCACCAGGCGGAGGCCATGGGCCGGACGGGAGATCGCGGCGAATTCCTCTGCGAGGCCGAGTCGCGCGAGAACCCGATAGACCTCATCGTCGAGATGGACGGCGCGGGGCTGCGGGTAGACGTCGTCCCAGCGCTCGATGATGACGGAGGCCACCCCGTAGTCGGCGAGTAGCGCCGCAGCGGTGAGTCCGGTCGGCCCCGCACCGATGATGACGACGGTCGCGTGCGGCACGGTCATGTGTACCGCACAACCGTGCGCTGCGTTCCCGAATCGAGGGCCCCATCGCCGGAGCGGACGGTGGCTTCCACGATATCGCCGTCGCGGAGGTACTTCGGATTTGCCGCCTGGCGCTTGAAGAAGGCATTCCACTTCAGATGCGGCGGCAACAGGGATCCGAGGATCTCGATGGGCTTGGCCGGTGCGGTCAACGCCGTGCCGCCGGGTGTGCCGGTGAGAAGCAGGTCACCGGGATCGACCTGCTGGAAGCGGGCCAGTGTTCGCGCGGCCTCGAGCGGACCGTAGATCATGTCCGCGACGGTGCTGTTCTGCCGGGTCACACCATTGACTCGCAGTTCCAGTGTAAGGGTGGGGAACTTCTCCCAGTCGCCCCGTTCGAGGAGTATCAGCACCGGCCCGACCGGGGTGAAAGTCGGATAGGACTTCGACTCGTAGAATTGCGTTTTCGGCAGCTGCACATCGCGCGCGGACACGTCGTTGGTGACGACGATGCCCGCGACTGCATCGGCCAGGCCGGCGGCATCGATCGACGCTCCGACGGGAATCGTCCTTCCGAATACGATTCCGATCTCGACCTCATAGTCGAGCAGGGATACGTGGGCGGGCTTGACGATGTCATCGAACGGACCGGAGATCGATCCCGAGGACTTCCGGAAGAACGTCAGGGGCACCTTGTCCGGGTCCATCCCCGAATCCCTCACGTGAGAGATGTAATTCGTCATCTGCGCGATCACCCGGCACGGTGCGGTCACGGGAGAGATCAGCGTGAGAGTAGTCGGATCCACCACGTCACCGTCGCCTGAGGCAGCGGTTGCGACCGCTGCGGCGTCGGCGATCAATTCGGCGGTCGTGGTGGCGAGGGTGTCGACACGGCGGACGCCGGCGGGTACCGATACCCACCACGCATCGGCAGTGCGAAGAACGGAAAAGCTCATGAGCGTGCAACTTTCAGTAGGCCACGAAGGCGTTGGACATCGAATTCGTTGTCGGACTCCCGCAACGATGAGAGGATCGAAGCGAACTCCTGCACGGCGGCACGGCCGGGCCTGACTCCGAGGAAGTCCGCTGTCGCGGGCGGGCCCCATTGGTTGAGGCCGGATGCGGTCATCGCGGCCCAGCCGGTGGAAACCGTGTGGTCGAAGTGGTCACCGTCGGTGAAGTGCTCGACGAGGAGACCATCGGGGTCGCGCCAGTAGTCGAAGATTTGACTGCCCTGAATGTGGCGCCCGACTCCCCAGGAACGGCGGTAGCCCCGTTCGACGAGGAACTCTCCGCCCGCGGCGAGCGCATCCAGGTCGCTCACCTGGTACGCCGAGTGCACGTAACGGTTCGCCGGTCCGAGCGCCATCGCCAGGGTGTGATGATCCGATGCTTCGGTGCCGCGGTCGCAACGGATGAAGCTCATGACCGGGCCGCGATCACGCTGCCCGGGGTAATAGAGGAAGTCACTCACGATGAGCCCTAGGTGCTTCAGATACCAATTCAGCGACTCCATGTACCGGTTGGACTGCAGGACGATATGGCCGAGCCGTTCGACGACCGCCGGCGCCCGAGGCGGTCGTTGGGTGGCGTTCACCCTGCGCACCGCCCGGGCGAAATTGAACGATTCGTGCGCCGCTTGCAGAGGCAGCGCAGGCCATTCGGTCGCATCGGAGACCACCCGGACGCGACATCCACTCGGATCACGGGTGGTGACGGCGTTACCGCCGAGCGCGTCCCCCAGGGGATGGACGCTGCGTCCCCACGCAGCCCCGATGGCCATGAGGTCCGACCGGTCAGCGGCGCGGAAGGCCAGGCCCGTGAAAGCACTGCGCGGAGCGCGCCGCACGATCGCACAGGGAGGACCCGCGAGCGCGCCGCGCAGATGCAGTTCGTCTGTGGTCTGGAGGACCGGCGTGAGGCCGAAGTCGACCGCGAACGCGGCGGTGCGTACCAGGTCGGGTTTATCGAACTCGAGCCACGCGATATCGCGGACCTTGATCACGGGATTCGGATGCCGGCCGGGGTGCTCACCCGGTAGGGCCCCTTCGTCGGTGTGCAATCCATCGTGCACGTCGCGGGTGATGGTCACATCGAAGCTCCGTTTCATCTGTTCTGACTTCATTTGTTCTGACGATATCGTCACTCACGACGGTATCGTCAGTCAAGAGGGCCTGATGTTTTCGTCAGAGTTGAACGCATGCGACGATGGACGTTCCGAAGGGAGCATCGT includes:
- a CDS encoding vWA domain-containing protein encodes the protein MTTHAGTPLDGHLHAFVRALRGKGMSIGPGEAITAAEVLTVLDLADRSQLREGLAAVLLREQMHRKSFDVIFDLYFPVRGGIGFPAAGSGNGSGGEGCAGAPGEPDPMRMPAADTPPDPDAVREALRQEAVAALVAGGDHDGIASQIVEQLGEYQSATGTAFSSYQALKALNPQTLIAAIANGMLSAAGEDGAQPGSFEYESARRVARDRVAGLSERVRELTSVAMAARRGPEAVVDYAAPQLPENVAFFAATRSELHRMEQTVRPLARQLSTRLLVRRRRARRGPIDLRRTLRKSMSTGGVPIDLAHRRPRPTKPELVLLCDLSGSVAGFSNFTLLLTHALSAEFSKIRVFGFVDSVDEITDYIDTSRTLTVDTVVDMFDRVIRETKVARFGGSDYGNMLRTFLSDFPDAVTHRGTLLILGDARSNHTDPALAELNELVERARHAFWLNPERKVSWGTGDSVADRYRTVIDMYECRTAGQLADVIGRLLPV
- a CDS encoding AAA family ATPase, whose product is MTAAVTPAPTALFSSVDDVAAALRETGYIPSTATATAVFLADRLGKPLLVEGPAGVGKTELARACAQARAARFVRLQCYEGIDEARALYEWNHAKQILRIQSSGNGGDWDDTKQDVFSEEFLLPRPLLQAVRESGPSVLLIDEADKADLEFEGLLLEVLSDYAVTVPELGTIVAERKPLVFLTSNATRELSEALKRRCLYLHIDFPDAELELSIIRSRVPDLSTEVAQQLLRVIATLRGLDLKKKPSVSETLDWCRTLLALGVTGSANGSIDKAALAATLGVVLKHQVDIETASAALGL
- a CDS encoding SRPBCC family protein, producing the protein MAINEKVEFDIDAPASLAYATLLDVEALPEWSSSHKSATVVERDAAGNPSLVKVEAGLMGISDSLTFRYEFTPETKVAWQSEGEGMAVKSQGGFYQLTPIGDDKVHVVVDMHIDLKVKLPGFVVKKGVKMSAEIASKGFTKEVLKRKAAQ
- a CDS encoding SRPBCC family protein, with product MAINESLEFDIDAPVSLVLDTLADVEALPDWSSAHSNVTVVERDANGRPSVVDASVGLLMFSDDLTFDYVFTDTSCKWDTRNEGTAVRSQGGIYELSSAGDAQTHVKVTMYLDPKVKAPGFVVKKGIKIAMDIIKNGLSKEVLKRKAAA
- a CDS encoding glutamate-5-semialdehyde dehydrogenase; this encodes MSTPTAQDADLTVATEAVQEAARAARAASKQLVTLTTEQKNAALHAAADALLANKERILAANAEDIDRARATGTEESLIDRLALNASRVDGIASGLRQVAGLPDPIGTVLRGSTLPNGLELRQVAVPLGVVGIVYEARPNVTVDAFGLTLKSGNAVLLRGSSSAASSNAALVAVLRESLQASGITPDAVSLLSAASRATVTALIRARGLVDVVIPRGGAGLIAAVVRDATVPTIETGVGNCHIYVHSAADLDMAERLVVNAKTRRPSVCNTVETVLIDSAVKDSFLPRLLGTFQAEGVIVHGDEAEMVPATESDWADEYLSLDVAVKLVDGLDAAIEHIDRYGTGHTEAIVTGDLAAARAFSARVDAAAVMVNASTAFTDGEQFGFGAEIGISTQKLHARGPMGLPELTSTKWIAWGDGHIRPR
- a CDS encoding bifunctional 3-(3-hydroxy-phenyl)propionate/3-hydroxycinnamic acid hydroxylase, whose protein sequence is MTVPHATVVIIGAGPTGLTAAALLADYGVASVIIERWDDVYPQPRAVHLDDEVYRVLARLGLAEEFAAISRPAHGLRLVGGALDLIAEFPRNPGVGVHGYPAASMFDQPELERLLRSAVAQRSGLVALRSGAEVHGITQSDTSVTVHATDRATGASFSVEGSYVLGCDGAGSTTRSVIDTCWRDLGFSQRWLVIDIETTADLQQWDGIQQVCDARRAATYMRIGDTRYRWEFQLLAGETASDFPDLDAVLPLMSPWLDGLVDPDLRLVRCAEYTFTARVAQRWRERRIFLLGDAAHLTPPFIGQGMGAGIRDAMNLSWKLAAVLNGGVEQASLDSYEDERKPHAVGLIRMAKATGVLMTGGGRCGDRLRRHVAPILARVPAIATRLTTSATPPLRRSYYVRGGASLTGTLAPNVPVDEEGRRLDTSSPGFIIVTRHEPTAEQRFEITRRGAAIIVESEGGLSHWLADNGAIAALVRPDGTVMIAGRSLGEIYTHIPVMSAAPGQRVGSGLVPSTRPVPVPSSVPRPGGISRTRILGP
- a CDS encoding fumarylacetoacetate hydrolase family protein — protein: MSFSVLRTADAWWVSVPAGVRRVDTLATTTAELIADAAAVATAASGDGDVVDPTTLTLISPVTAPCRVIAQMTNYISHVRDSGMDPDKVPLTFFRKSSGSISGPFDDIVKPAHVSLLDYEVEIGIVFGRTIPVGASIDAAGLADAVAGIVVTNDVSARDVQLPKTQFYESKSYPTFTPVGPVLILLERGDWEKFPTLTLELRVNGVTRQNSTVADMIYGPLEAARTLARFQQVDPGDLLLTGTPGGTALTAPAKPIEILGSLLPPHLKWNAFFKRQAANPKYLRDGDIVEATVRSGDGALDSGTQRTVVRYT
- a CDS encoding VOC family protein, with product MTITRDVHDGLHTDEGALPGEHPGRHPNPVIKVRDIAWLEFDKPDLVRTAAFAVDFGLTPVLQTTDELHLRGALAGPPCAIVRRAPRSAFTGLAFRAADRSDLMAIGAAWGRSVHPLGDALGGNAVTTRDPSGCRVRVVSDATEWPALPLQAAHESFNFARAVRRVNATQRPPRAPAVVERLGHIVLQSNRYMESLNWYLKHLGLIVSDFLYYPGQRDRGPVMSFIRCDRGTEASDHHTLAMALGPANRYVHSAYQVSDLDALAAGGEFLVERGYRRSWGVGRHIQGSQIFDYWRDPDGLLVEHFTDGDHFDHTVSTGWAAMTASGLNQWGPPATADFLGVRPGRAAVQEFASILSSLRESDNEFDVQRLRGLLKVARS